The Allorhodopirellula heiligendammensis genome includes a window with the following:
- the bshB1 gene encoding bacillithiol biosynthesis deacetylase BshB1, whose protein sequence is MINTLPPSEFPNPDEFEPLDFLVVAPHPDDAELGMGGTIMRMIDQGMRVGVLDLTSGEPTPHGSMEMRIRETAAATAVMKLTWRGNAGLVNRGLENTLEARERIASYVRCLRPRWLFAPYYHDAHPDHLAATLLTEAARFHAKLSKTDMPGPRHHPERLYYYFCIHLRLAVQPGWIVDISEQWDRKMATVRAYHSQMVTGRPTTPPTLIDRIRHEGEHWGRLINRNYGEPFDTKEPLAMSSLRDLI, encoded by the coding sequence ATGATCAACACGCTGCCGCCGAGCGAGTTTCCGAACCCAGACGAGTTCGAGCCGCTCGATTTTCTCGTCGTCGCCCCTCATCCCGATGACGCGGAACTCGGTATGGGCGGTACGATCATGCGGATGATTGACCAAGGCATGCGAGTTGGCGTGTTGGATCTGACGTCAGGAGAACCGACTCCACACGGCAGCATGGAAATGCGAATCCGTGAAACCGCGGCCGCGACGGCGGTGATGAAGTTGACCTGGCGAGGGAATGCTGGGTTGGTCAACCGCGGACTCGAAAATACGCTTGAGGCTCGCGAACGGATCGCCAGCTATGTGCGGTGCCTTCGTCCGCGCTGGTTGTTTGCGCCGTATTACCACGACGCACATCCAGATCACCTTGCAGCCACCCTGCTAACAGAAGCAGCTCGGTTTCACGCGAAGTTAAGTAAAACGGATATGCCGGGACCGCGACATCATCCCGAGCGATTGTATTATTACTTCTGCATCCATCTGCGATTGGCGGTTCAACCTGGTTGGATCGTTGATATTTCCGAGCAATGGGATCGCAAGATGGCGACAGTTCGCGCCTATCACAGTCAAATGGTCACAGGCCGCCCCACAACGCCCCCCACACTGATCGATCGCATTCGCCACGAAGGCGAGCATTGGGGCCGATTGATCAATCGCAACTACGGAGAGCCCTTCGATACCAAAGAACCGCTCGCCATGAGCAGTCTCCGTGACTTAATCTGA
- a CDS encoding outer membrane protein assembly factor BamB family protein, with product MTESNDGYSVSGQQSAEDSPAGKPFLRRGTVSAIVGLVAIAIVQFFAPSFDYQIAFLVCVVIGAISLGLTLLFLQRAAWQAGHAWIVPLSTIAVALTLFGLVRIRTLSGEMIPQFEWRFTSHRVPDLQTTVAGPATANELAGGHDAEIAGEGDATGGPEGGIVGPTPSATWDQFLGGDRNGIAADREFEIPKSPAEVQTLWNIGIGAGWSSFSVSNNIAVTLEQRDERECVTAYRLTDGELLWIVDHEAVHTHPLGETGPRSTPTIWDGRVYAQGATGMLWCIDLNSGEVLWEVDLLDLAGWNQTESEAAITWGRSASPLLVDGLCVVPLGGDELAPERSLVALDAFSGEVRWRAGPDQISYASPQFLTLAGQPQIVIVNESTISGHAIDSGAQLWQTDWAGQSNGGANCASVVPAGENRFLIGKGYGGGSALIEVKPDQSGEGYIAEDVWRSNRIMKTKFNHAVVREGVAYGISNGALQAINLESGERLWEQSRRNRSGQGQVILAGDTLIVQEEMGDVALVAADPHEYRELARLKALDHKTWNVPSLVGNVLLIRNSVQAMALQLPAKQPTR from the coding sequence ATGACCGAATCGAATGACGGATATTCTGTTTCGGGCCAGCAGTCTGCTGAGGATAGCCCTGCCGGTAAACCATTCTTACGTCGCGGGACCGTCTCGGCCATCGTGGGTCTAGTTGCAATCGCGATCGTGCAGTTCTTTGCACCCAGTTTTGATTACCAAATTGCCTTTCTGGTGTGCGTGGTGATCGGCGCGATTTCCCTTGGATTGACGCTGCTTTTTCTGCAGCGAGCAGCGTGGCAGGCTGGACACGCATGGATTGTGCCCCTCTCGACTATCGCGGTGGCACTCACCCTGTTCGGATTGGTACGCATTCGCACGCTGTCGGGTGAGATGATTCCGCAGTTCGAGTGGCGCTTCACGTCTCACCGGGTTCCTGATTTACAAACCACGGTCGCTGGTCCGGCCACTGCCAATGAGCTAGCCGGAGGCCACGACGCCGAGATTGCTGGCGAGGGCGATGCGACGGGCGGCCCTGAGGGTGGCATAGTCGGTCCGACACCCTCGGCAACTTGGGACCAATTTCTCGGCGGGGATCGTAACGGAATCGCAGCTGACAGAGAGTTCGAGATACCCAAATCACCGGCGGAGGTGCAGACGCTGTGGAACATTGGCATCGGTGCCGGCTGGTCATCATTTTCTGTTTCCAACAATATCGCGGTGACTCTGGAGCAGCGGGACGAACGCGAATGCGTGACCGCCTATCGGTTAACTGATGGTGAGTTGCTGTGGATTGTTGATCACGAAGCCGTCCACACGCATCCTCTCGGCGAGACCGGGCCACGATCAACACCGACGATTTGGGATGGCCGCGTGTACGCACAGGGCGCTACCGGTATGCTGTGGTGCATCGATCTAAACAGTGGCGAGGTGCTCTGGGAAGTCGATCTGCTGGACCTGGCTGGTTGGAACCAGACTGAGTCAGAAGCCGCTATCACCTGGGGACGTAGCGCTTCACCTTTGCTCGTCGATGGACTGTGTGTTGTGCCGTTGGGGGGTGATGAACTCGCCCCGGAACGCTCCCTCGTCGCGTTAGACGCCTTCAGCGGCGAAGTGCGCTGGAGGGCGGGTCCGGATCAGATCAGCTATGCGTCGCCGCAATTCCTGACGCTCGCGGGTCAGCCACAGATCGTTATCGTCAATGAGAGCACCATTTCGGGTCACGCGATTGACTCCGGTGCACAGCTTTGGCAGACCGATTGGGCTGGCCAAAGCAACGGTGGCGCGAATTGTGCCTCGGTGGTACCGGCGGGCGAGAATCGGTTCCTAATCGGTAAGGGATACGGTGGTGGTAGCGCCCTCATTGAAGTCAAACCAGATCAGTCTGGCGAAGGTTACATTGCCGAAGACGTATGGCGTTCCAACCGAATCATGAAAACAAAGTTCAATCATGCGGTTGTCCGTGAAGGTGTCGCCTATGGGATCAGCAACGGGGCTCTGCAAGCAATCAATTTAGAGTCAGGTGAGCGGCTCTGGGAACAGTCTCGTCGCAACCGCTCGGGGCAGGGGCAGGTCATCTTGGCGGGTGATACTCTGATCGTTCAAGAAGAGATGGGAGACGTTGCGCTCGTCGCGGCCGACCCTCATGAGTATCGCGAACTGGCGCGTCTGAAGGCCCTCGATCACAAGACGTGGAACGTGCCCAGCCTCGTGGGCAACGTGCTGTTGATTCGCAATTCCGTCCAAGCCATGGCTCTCCAACTTCCTGCCAAGCAACCTACTCGATAA
- a CDS encoding metallophosphoesterase: MSIDHAPHDNSSPNIATLVRPEGTLAGDPADALDANNVCTAAFISDLHLLSSRCNYRDHEFAIRNAIEAADVCVWGGDLFDFCWSCEGDGPKSRRLAIEWLDRWKREFPMKTFVYLTGNHDAQPEFQDALAQWSGNTHQISSDQSPRPELSIQPAAVHVGLDAVRIGDCLMVHGDVIERGGMDGGLAAYRSRWQHERTGADRPPAIRNSVYNAAVKARLHLATAGVAHRRKDVCLRLLRWTRSQPDWVSDGVRRIVFGHTHRRLRGVHIAGYEFYNGGATVKHVPFAPIVLETEVSTERSG; encoded by the coding sequence ATGTCTATCGACCACGCCCCTCATGATAACAGCTCACCCAACATCGCAACATTGGTACGCCCGGAGGGGACGCTAGCGGGCGATCCCGCTGACGCGCTCGATGCGAACAATGTTTGTACTGCCGCATTCATTTCCGATCTGCATCTACTGAGTTCACGCTGCAACTACCGCGACCACGAATTCGCCATTCGCAACGCCATTGAGGCTGCCGATGTCTGCGTGTGGGGCGGTGATCTATTTGATTTCTGCTGGTCGTGTGAGGGCGATGGTCCCAAGTCACGTCGGCTCGCCATCGAATGGCTCGACCGCTGGAAACGTGAATTTCCCATGAAAACATTTGTGTACCTCACTGGAAATCACGATGCTCAACCGGAATTCCAAGACGCCCTCGCTCAATGGTCGGGCAATACACACCAAATTTCATCGGATCAATCGCCGCGGCCCGAACTATCGATCCAGCCAGCAGCAGTTCATGTCGGTCTGGACGCGGTGCGCATCGGCGACTGCCTGATGGTCCATGGCGACGTGATTGAACGCGGCGGCATGGATGGTGGCTTGGCTGCCTATCGCTCCAGGTGGCAACACGAACGCACCGGAGCCGATCGACCACCGGCGATTCGCAATAGCGTGTACAACGCCGCCGTGAAGGCGCGATTGCACCTGGCCACTGCCGGGGTGGCTCATCGACGAAAAGATGTCTGTCTGCGCTTGCTGCGATGGACGCGCAGCCAACCGGACTGGGTGAGTGACGGTGTTCGCCGCATCGTCTTCGGCCATACCCATCGTCGCTTACGTGGTGTCCACATCGCTGGCTACGAGTTCTACAACGGAGGCGCCACCGTCAAACACGTACCCTTCGCTCCGATTGTGCTCGAAACGGAAGTCTCGACAGAAAGATCCGGATAG
- a CDS encoding Trx7/PDZ domain-containing (seleno)protein: MAILLATFLLACSTVEAQVNERTKKVLADRAKITAEGFWIYNDLPAAFEQARRNGKPILVVLRCLPCEECVKLDDEVVDHDPVIRPLLEQFVCVRVVSTNGLDLSLFQFDTDQSFAVFMLRDEHTIYGRFGTRSHRTDWLGDVSMLGFAEALRGALELHQTWPTEKSALISKIGTPPQYARPELLPSLQQRNEYSSKLNYSGDVVKSCIHCHQIGDAIRDEFRSASEPIPEKILYPYPHPKSIGLILDPTTRGTIREVLKASPAENAGLQNGDQILRMQGQLILSTADIQWVLHNASPQDTAIQVLIEREQTEQTIDLVLPEGWRQNDDISWRVSTWGLRRMASGGMRLDPLSDEDRAALQFDPGPAAMKVKSVGQYGPHAAAKKAGFQVGDIVTEIDGRTDLRSETDLLEYGVTQLKPGDKVTVTVFRDGEKRTLLLPMQK, translated from the coding sequence ATGGCGATCTTGCTCGCGACGTTCCTGCTTGCCTGCTCAACCGTTGAAGCGCAGGTCAACGAAAGGACGAAGAAGGTGCTCGCCGATCGCGCTAAGATCACGGCGGAGGGGTTTTGGATCTACAACGATTTGCCTGCTGCCTTTGAACAGGCGCGTCGGAACGGCAAACCGATCCTGGTGGTACTGCGTTGCTTGCCCTGCGAAGAATGCGTGAAGCTCGACGACGAGGTCGTCGATCACGATCCCGTCATCCGTCCACTGCTGGAGCAATTCGTTTGCGTTCGAGTCGTTTCGACCAACGGCCTGGACCTCTCCCTATTTCAATTCGACACAGACCAATCCTTCGCTGTCTTCATGCTGCGTGACGAACACACGATCTACGGCCGCTTCGGAACGAGGTCTCACCGTACCGATTGGCTGGGCGATGTTTCGATGCTGGGGTTTGCCGAAGCTTTACGAGGTGCCTTAGAACTGCATCAGACTTGGCCGACGGAAAAAAGTGCGTTGATTTCGAAAATTGGAACCCCGCCGCAATACGCCCGACCTGAACTATTACCATCACTGCAGCAACGAAACGAATACAGTTCCAAACTGAACTATTCAGGAGACGTGGTTAAAAGTTGCATTCACTGCCACCAAATCGGCGATGCGATCCGCGATGAATTCCGCAGTGCAAGCGAGCCGATCCCAGAGAAAATTCTCTATCCCTACCCTCATCCCAAGTCGATCGGCTTGATACTCGATCCCACCACGCGGGGCACGATTCGCGAGGTACTCAAAGCTTCTCCGGCCGAGAACGCGGGGCTCCAAAACGGCGATCAGATTCTTCGCATGCAGGGCCAGCTGATACTCTCCACCGCTGACATTCAGTGGGTGCTGCACAATGCGTCTCCCCAGGACACCGCGATCCAGGTGCTCATTGAGCGCGAACAGACTGAACAAACGATCGATTTGGTACTGCCAGAAGGCTGGCGTCAAAACGACGACATTTCTTGGCGGGTCAGCACATGGGGACTGCGGCGAATGGCGAGTGGAGGGATGAGACTCGACCCCTTGAGCGACGAGGATCGTGCTGCGCTTCAATTTGATCCGGGGCCGGCCGCCATGAAAGTGAAGAGCGTTGGTCAATACGGACCGCATGCCGCAGCTAAGAAAGCGGGATTTCAGGTCGGCGATATCGTCACGGAGATTGATGGACGAACGGACCTCCGAAGTGAAACGGACCTGCTGGAGTACGGTGTTACGCAGCTTAAACCGGGTGACAAGGTCACCGTTACCGTATTCCGCGACGGAGAAAAAAGAACTCTTTTGCTACCCATGCAAAAATAG
- a CDS encoding DUF1569 domain-containing protein — translation MLRKPEHLTATAQRRMDLRYPDLGAACADVAQLRQGGYELVGTWSLAQILDHLNMSMQMTTDGAPFTFPALMRPVMKLMFMPTMRKGKPSKLRGKAPQQLQPALALDEDVCVNRFYKLAESLMDPSTPFVSHYPMLGRLNREQWLLLQQWHAAHHLSFVVPIAST, via the coding sequence ATGCTCCGGAAACCTGAACACCTAACGGCAACCGCCCAGCGGCGAATGGATTTACGTTACCCCGACTTGGGTGCCGCGTGTGCCGACGTTGCTCAATTGCGCCAAGGCGGATACGAACTGGTTGGCACGTGGAGTCTCGCCCAGATCCTCGATCATTTGAACATGTCCATGCAAATGACAACGGACGGTGCCCCCTTTACGTTTCCTGCGCTGATGCGACCTGTGATGAAGCTGATGTTCATGCCAACAATGCGAAAGGGCAAGCCATCCAAGCTTCGTGGCAAAGCACCTCAGCAACTTCAGCCTGCGCTAGCTCTCGATGAGGATGTCTGCGTAAACAGGTTTTACAAGCTTGCGGAATCACTCATGGACCCCTCCACCCCATTCGTTTCGCACTATCCGATGCTGGGACGACTCAATCGTGAGCAATGGCTGTTGCTGCAACAATGGCACGCGGCACATCATTTAAGCTTCGTTGTGCCGATCGCCTCAACTTGA